The Oxalobacteraceae bacterium OTU3CINTB1 genome includes a window with the following:
- a CDS encoding DUF4259 domain-containing protein, whose protein sequence is MMGTWAVDAFGNDYAQDWAQDLQEISNLDAVEDTLNTALDTGAGELEAPFAAEALVAIEVLARLQGKGGAASEDSAAVDEWVEARKPKARRRADLEEKALQAIARILSDQSELRELWAESEHYEAWRASVEELRARVQP, encoded by the coding sequence ATGATGGGTACATGGGCGGTGGACGCCTTCGGCAACGACTACGCGCAGGACTGGGCGCAGGATTTGCAGGAGATTAGTAATCTGGACGCGGTCGAAGACACGCTGAACACGGCGCTCGACACCGGCGCCGGCGAGCTGGAAGCGCCGTTCGCGGCGGAGGCGCTGGTGGCCATCGAAGTCCTCGCGCGGCTTCAGGGCAAGGGCGGCGCGGCCAGCGAGGACAGCGCAGCGGTGGACGAATGGGTCGAGGCGCGCAAGCCGAAAGCGCGCCGGCGCGCGGATCTGGAGGAGAAGGCCTTGCAGGCCATCGCCCGCATCCTGTCCGACCAATCGGAACTGCGCGAGCTGTGGGCCGAGAGCGAACATTACGAGGCATGGCGCGCGTCCGTCGAGGAATTGCGCGCGCGCGTGCAGCCCTGA
- a CDS encoding TorF family putative porin — translation MTLPGAAFALACLCALAPPARAQAEMDISGSVALQSEYRYRGQNPGKGNAVPQVTVNIDGVAGWYLGGFASAMTIGDAEGYKLQGYAGYARRLQSGGSWEAGCSRITYTQAHQNDFSECYAGLSFERGSTRIYYSPKYLGFPVKTVYAEVSAFYPVHPRFNLIAHAGVLHNISGGYWPGIPTSSRIDARLGVGIPFGNWTVQIAREYVQDDGRRYALYPVHPPRSWSLGLTYAF, via the coding sequence GTGACGTTACCCGGCGCGGCCTTCGCCCTCGCCTGCCTCTGCGCGCTGGCGCCGCCGGCGCGCGCGCAGGCGGAGATGGATATCAGCGGCAGCGTGGCGCTGCAGTCGGAGTACCGGTATCGCGGACAGAACCCCGGCAAGGGCAACGCCGTGCCGCAGGTCACGGTCAATATCGACGGCGTGGCGGGATGGTATCTGGGCGGGTTCGCCAGCGCCATGACCATCGGCGACGCCGAAGGCTACAAGCTGCAAGGCTACGCCGGCTATGCGCGACGCCTGCAGTCGGGTGGTAGCTGGGAGGCCGGTTGCAGCCGCATCACCTACACGCAGGCGCACCAGAACGACTTCTCGGAATGCTACGCCGGCTTGAGCTTCGAGCGCGGCAGCACGCGGATCTATTACTCGCCGAAGTACCTGGGCTTTCCGGTGAAGACCGTGTATGCGGAGGTCAGCGCCTTCTACCCGGTGCATCCGCGCTTCAACCTGATCGCCCACGCGGGCGTGCTGCATAACATCAGCGGCGGCTACTGGCCCGGCATTCCGACGTCCTCGCGCATCGACGCGCGCCTTGGCGTCGGCATCCCGTTCGGTAACTGGACGGTGCAGATCGCCCGCGAATATGTGCAGGATGACGGCCGGCGCTATGCACTTTATCCGGTGCACCCGCCCAGATCCTGGAGCCTTGGGCTGACCTACGCGTTTTAA